One stretch of Polyodon spathula isolate WHYD16114869_AA unplaced genomic scaffold, ASM1765450v1 scaffolds_2752, whole genome shotgun sequence DNA includes these proteins:
- the LOC121310883 gene encoding 2-(3-amino-3-carboxypropyl)histidine synthase subunit 2-like, giving the protein MGSLQHIIESEYANVVVSQISADGTRCYSPRQTDKPHEEAQAETNANQTDVQLVRKFGRQFALREGCSLEDYRVFYIGQEGVTLTNFMMTFNQCSFCTFDPETRAGRQESVNVNKVLMKRYYLIERAKDSKVVGILVGTLGVADYLSIIDHLKDLIRKAGKKSYMFAMGKLNVPKLANFVEIDIYVLVVCPENSFLDCSEFYRPVVTPFEMEIACNKHREWTGEYVTSFRDLLPGACSHIEFPNPDPDAGGDDTNVSLITGALRSSYWNNSESQDNLPGSSLVQRNPTLTVAQTNPAAFSLACRSWQGLEQKLGETPVTKAVEGK; this is encoded by the exons ATGG GTAGTCTACAGCATATCATTGAATCTGAGTATGCCAATGTTGTCGTGTCCCAGATCAGCGCAGATGGGACCCGGTGTTATAGTCCCAGGCAGACAGATAAACCCCATGAAGAGGCCCAGGCTGAAACTAATGCGAACCAGACAGACGTTCAGCTTGTTAGGAAATTCGGCCGTCAGTTTGCCTTGAGGGAAGGCTGCAGCTTGGAAGACTACAGAGTATTTTACATAGGCCAGGAGGGGGTAACCTTAACAAACTTCATGATGACCTTTAACCAGTGCTCCTTCTGCACCTTTGACCCCGAGACGAGGGCTGGGAGGCAGGAGTCAGTGAACGTCAACAAGGTCCTAATGAAGCGCTATTACTTAATTGAGAGGGCTAAAGACTCCAAAGTAGTGGGCATTTTAGTGGGCACTCTTGGTGTTGCAGATTACCTGTCCATCATTGACCATCTAAAGGACCTGATTAGAAAAGCAGGGAAGAAGAGCTACATGTTTGCCATGGGGAAGCTTAATGTGCCCAAGCTGGCAAATTTTGTTGAGATTGATATTTACGTGCTGGTGGTCTGTCCAGAGAATTCCTTCCTGGACTGCAGCGAGTTTTACAGGCCGGTGGTGACACCCTTTGAAATGGAGATAGCCTGTAACAAGCACAGGGAATGGACTGGAGAATATGTCACCAGCTTCAGAGACTTGCTACCGG GGGCATGCAGCCACATTGAGTTCCCTAATCCAGATCCAGATGCTGGTGGTGACGACACTAATGTCTCACTGATCACTGGGGCTCTGCGATCCTCTTACTGGAACAACTCAGAATCCCAGGACAATCTACCCGGTTCTTCTCTGGTTCAGAGAAACCCAACACTGACGGTGGCTCAGACAAACCCAGCAG ctttcTCCTTGGCGTGTCGTAGCTGGCAGGGATTGGAACAGAAGCTGGGAGAGACACCTGTGACCAAAGCAGTGGAAGGGAAGTGA